In the genome of Triticum urartu cultivar G1812 chromosome 5, Tu2.1, whole genome shotgun sequence, one region contains:
- the LOC125510078 gene encoding ATPase GET3A, which yields MSTTAVVQAGDAPDPTVRNLLEQDTLKWVFVGGKGGVGKTTCSSIVSILLASVRQSVLVISTDPAHNLSDAFQQRFTKFPTLVKGFSNLYAMEIDPKVENDDFGNEGMEGFISELTNAIPGVDEAMSFAEMLKLVQTMDYSVVVFDTAPTGHTLRLLQFPATLEKGLEKMMDLKNRFGGLINQASRLFGLGDDLNEDMMLGRIEGMKDVIEQVNRQFKDPDLTTFVCVCIPEFLSLYETERLVQELAKFEIDAHNIIINQVIFDEEAVESKLLRARVKMQQKYVDQFHMLYDDFNIIKLPLLPEEVCGVQALQNFSKHFLAPYEPALRRGSVEELEERVGTLKSALQEAESELDRARKGKQVA from the exons ATGTCGACCACGGCGGTGGTGCAGGCCGGCGACGCGCCGGACCCGACGGTGCGGAACCTCCTGGAGCAGGACACCCTCAAGTGGGTCTTCGTCGGCGGCAAGGGCGGCGTCGGCAAGACCACCTGCAGCTCCATCGTCTCCATCCTCCTCGCCTCCGTCCGCCAGTCCGTGCTCGTCATCTCCACCGACCCCGCCCACAACCTCAGCGACGCCTTCCAGCAGCGCTTCACCAAGTTCCCCACCCTCGTCAAGGGCTTCTCCAACCTCTACGCCATG GAAATTGATCCCAAGGTAGAAAATGATGATTTCGGCAATGAAGGAATGGAAGGATTTATTTCAGAATTGACAAATGCAATTCCAGGAGTCGATGAAGCTATGAGTTTTGCTGAAATGCTGAA ACTAGTTCAAACAATGGATTACTCTGTTGTAGTTTTTGATACTGCTCCTACAGGGCATACTTTACGGTTGCTGCAGTTTCCAGCAACACTGGAGAAGGGTCTAGAGAAAATGATGGACTTAAAGAATAGATTCGGTGGTCTGATTAATCAG GCCAGTCGACTTTTTGGTCTTGGTGATGATTTGAACGAGGATATGATGCTTGGGAGAATTGAAGGCATGAAGGACGTGATCGAGCAAGTGAACAGGCAATTTAAAGATCCA GACTTGACAACCTTTGTTTGTGTTTGTATTCCTGAATTTCTTTCATTGTATGAAACGGAGAGATTGGTACAAGAGTTAGCGAAATTCGAGATCGATGCACACAATATTATAATCAATCAAGTTATTTTTGACGAGGAAG CCGTCGAGTCGAAACTGCTAAGAGCGCGGGTAAAGATGCAACAAAAGTACGTCGATCAGTTCCACATGTTATATGATGACTTCAACATCATCAAGTTGCCCTTGCTCCCAGAGGAG GTATGTGGTGTGCAAGCTCTACAGAACTTCTCCAAGCACTTCCTGGCACCGTATGAACCGGCGCTGAGAAGGGGCAGCGTGGAGGAGCTAGAAGAGAGAGTAGGCACGCTGAAATCAGCGCTGCAAGAAGCCGAGTCGGAACTAGATAGAGCTAGGAAAGGGAAGCAGGTAGCATGA